From a region of the Acidimicrobiales bacterium genome:
- a CDS encoding type II toxin-antitoxin system RelE/ParE family toxin — MSIWEVEYTHEFEEWYESLSEVQQDAVISRVEVLESTGPGLGRPTVDNVHQSKHSNMKELRCEGAIRVMFAFDPRRMAILLIGGDKSPDDPGTPNWNRWYDHYTPIADDLYDTHLEELRREGLI; from the coding sequence ATGTCGATATGGGAAGTGGAGTACACGCACGAGTTTGAGGAGTGGTATGAGTCGTTGAGCGAAGTGCAGCAGGATGCAGTCATCTCGCGGGTCGAGGTGCTCGAGTCGACGGGTCCTGGATTGGGTCGTCCGACGGTCGACAACGTGCACCAGTCGAAGCACTCGAACATGAAGGAACTGCGCTGCGAGGGAGCGATCCGGGTGATGTTCGCCTTCGACCCGCGCCGCATGGCGATCCTGTTGATCGGAGGCGACAAGAGCCCCGATGACCCGGGAACTCCCAACTGGAACCGCTGGTACGACCACTACACACCGATCGCCGACGACCTCTACGACACTCACCTCGAAGAACTACGCAGGGAAGGACTGATCTGA
- a CDS encoding zinc ribbon domain-containing protein, translated as MISLELFNAAQAVFTGAQRSKVRRERTQHTYLLSGHVYCAECGRRMQGSWNHDRPYYRCKFPKEYAVGKGEHPNTIYVREDAITPAIDNWLAQLFDDEHIDATCAALETAAGPDLAEQNRIAVARAKLTECDNKLAKYRQALEAGTDPTIVGEWIEEVRLARRAAELALQPNPGNNRLTATEIKTIVRQLKGIVAIRHCRPRRPQSRLPRTEPAVPPS; from the coding sequence TTGATCAGCCTCGAACTGTTCAACGCCGCCCAAGCCGTGTTCACCGGAGCACAACGCTCCAAAGTCCGCCGTGAGCGGACCCAGCACACCTACCTGCTCAGCGGACACGTCTACTGCGCCGAATGCGGACGACGCATGCAAGGCTCCTGGAATCACGACCGCCCCTACTACCGCTGCAAGTTCCCCAAGGAATACGCCGTAGGCAAGGGCGAACACCCCAACACCATCTACGTACGCGAAGACGCGATCACCCCCGCCATCGACAACTGGCTCGCCCAGCTCTTCGACGACGAACACATCGACGCCACCTGCGCCGCCCTCGAGACCGCAGCCGGCCCCGACCTCGCCGAACAGAACCGCATCGCCGTAGCCCGAGCCAAGCTCACCGAGTGCGACAACAAGCTCGCCAAGTACCGCCAAGCCCTCGAAGCAGGCACCGACCCAACCATCGTGGGCGAATGGATAGAAGAAGTCAGACTCGCCCGCAGAGCCGCAGAGCTCGCACTCCAACCCAACCCAGGCAACAACCGCCTCACAGCGACCGAAATCAAAACAATCGTCCGACAACTCAAGGGAATCGTGGCGATTCGCCACTGCAGACCCCGAAGACCGCAAAGCCGTCTACCGAGAACTGAACCTGCCGTGCCACCGAGTTGA